The uncultured Roseibium sp. DNA segment ACCAGTCTGAAAGTGCATTGTGCTTTGTTGCGCTTTTGACCTGTTCCAGAGTTTTGTTGCCATTCGCATGTCGGACGGCAACATCATCCTCGCCTTCCATTATGACTTGAGAATCGTTCGGATTAACCAGCAAATGATAGCAAAAACGAGCCTCTTGCTCGGAGTACCCAAGATACTGTCCGGCTGCCGTGTGTGTTAAAGGTTTGCTTGCGACGTTCATTACCAGCCGAGAAAAGTTCTTTTGACCTGGAAAGGTAGCAGGTTAAAAAGACTTAACACAAGACCGCAGGCACGTCTTGCACCGTCAACCCAAAATTGAGCCAATTATTTCTCTGCTTCAGATCCTTCTATCCTAATTCACGAAACGCGCGGCTTGTGAATTTTTGCCATCGTGTAGTTGTCGACCTGAGCCGCCCGTACGGTACAGAAACTCGCCCATCGTACTTGCCTCGCCGCGCTCGAGGACAGGATGAAGCACCAGTCCGTCGATCGCGGGCTGGGTGATACGCTCGTAGAGCCGGGTCAAGTTCGCCTGAAAGTCCGAGGAAGCTGCTAGCCCATGGCCTTCATGGCCATCTCCGGAGCGGAAACCAGAACCGCTTCCAGCAGCGCGCGGCGAGATCCATCACGTTGATCGACTGCAGGGCGAAGACGCCCTGGACGTCGGCAGCATGCTGCGCGCCGAAGATGGAATTCGAGACGAGCCTGCCCTGGTCTTCGGTGCAGAGCAACTCATTACCGTAGGAATAGTGGGCGGCTGCGATGTCGAAATCCGCCCAATCCGCCATGAGCTTGCGCAGCGCCGACAGAAAGACCTTCTGTGTCGGGTATACCTTCGGGTTGTTGGCCTCGGCACCGATCCCCTCGCGCCAGAGATAGCGGTCGAGCGTGATGTTGTTGAGCGCCGCAGCGTTAGCGAAATGCTGATTGATGGCCGCAAGGCCGTGAGAGGCCGAGAGCTGCTCACCGAAATCCCGCAGGGCACGCAACGGATATTCTCCAAAGTGCCGGACGAAGTCACCCATGCGCTTCTGCCGCTCGCCGATCGAATAACGCGTGTCCGGCGCCCAGTCTGCTTGGGTGAAGGCCGGCAGGGCTCCGTAGCCGATGCGTGAACCGTGAAGAATGCGGAAGCCGGTTGCGAGTGCCGCGGCGACGATTTTCTGCCGCGTCGGCGGAATGGTCGGTGGCGGCGACTTCGTGCCGGTCAGCAGCAACAGATCGACCCGGTCAGTGTTCTTCAGGCTCTCGGCAGAGAAGGCTGCTTCAGGAATTGCAGCGATGACACGGCCCTTGCGGATGCACCGGTGAAGATACCACCAGGCGATCCGCTGCTTCTTCGACTTCCAGCGGTCTCGATTAAGTGGCCACCATTTTTCCAGAAGACGGCAAATCTTCGGATCGGCGATCGTGCTGTAGGTATTGGTGTCGAAGGTGACCGTGATCGGTGTCTTCATTTTCGTCTGGCTTTCACGTGTTGACGTGTCGGCGACGCCACGAAGTTTAACGAATGGGGCTATATGAGAAATACATAACTGTAAAAGGACTTGGCTGCTGATCGAAAGTCAAGACGCCCATAGGCATGATCAAGGAATTCTTAGGGCCATTTAGGAAATCAAAGGCTGAGCTCAACTATAGTCGCTATGAGCCGTTGCACTATCGGCTAGCCGTCCATTAATCGCTCATACGAAAAAGAAGCTGCCAGTGTCCTTCCGGCCCGGATTAAGTCATTAGTTGATCGTACAGCGCATAACATTTCCGTTGTCGTTCGCCTTCCGGCTGCCCCTGAAGCACGCCAATAATGAGAATTCTCAGCCCTCTTTTAACCTCCAACTACCCCCGCCGCAGCGGCCCGGAAATCACTCGGGCTACTGCCCCGGCTCCGCTTGAACGCCACACTGAAGGCAAACGGGTCGGTGTAGCCGACCTGGGCGGCGATGGTGGCGAGGGTCTGGCCGCGGCGCTGGAGGAGATCGGCGGCCAGCGCCATGCGGTGGTTGGTGAGGAAGGTGATCGGCGGTTCGCCGACGACCTCGCGGAAGCGGCGGGCGAGTGTGGCGCGCGAGACGTGGCAGCGGGCCGACAGGCTCCCGATGGTCCAGGGCCGGGCCGGCTCTGCGTAGAGGAGCTTGAGCGCGCGGGTGACGACGGGGTCGCCGTCTGATTTCCAGTCGGGCGCGGAGGCGGTGCCGGGCCTTGAGCCCCAAGCCTTCAGCGCGGATGTCAGCAACAGGTCGACCAGCCGGTCGAGGACGGCAGCCTGGCCGTCCTCGTCGCGGATCATTTCCTCGCACAGGAGGTCCACCAGCGGCGAGCGCCACTCCTCGCGGGTGATCACGAGGATCGGCGGCAGGACGGCGTTGAGCCGGTCGCTGGTGCGGCTGAGGTTCTCGTAGGCGGCGACCGCGAAGACGGTGTCGCCGGCCGGGTCGTTGCCCCAGGTGCGCACGCCGTGGAGCATGGGTTCGCTGACCGAATTGCCGTCCTTGTCGCGGCAGTCCTGGCCGCGGAAGATCGTCACCGTGGGGGAGCGCTCCGGCGTGTCGGCGATGATGTAGCGGGTCTCGGCGCGGGTGATCGCGATGTCACCGGGGCGGATTTCGACGGGGGCGCCTGTCTCCGGCACAAGCCAGAACGTCGACTTCACGCCGGCAAGCAGGGTCAGGGGCGATTCCGGTTCAACAAGGATCGACCACGGCGCGGACATGCTTGCTCTCAGGGCAAACGCATCGCGCGCCCGCGTCCCTTCCAGCATGTTCAAAATCGCCGACATGCGAGCAGATTAGACGATCACAAATGCTTTTGGAACGGGCAACCATGGGCGAAAGGACGGTCTCTGGTCATTTTTCCTCCGGGTCGCAGAGAGGTTGCGACACCGCACTTTCGAAGAGGACCAGGACCAATGAAACTTATCCCCCCCCGGCTTGCCGCCTGGACGATCGCGGCGATCGTTTCCGGCATGGCCATGAGCGCCGCCGCCCAGACGGAAACCAATCCCGACACCGCCATCAAGGGCCACACGGCCGATACGGTCAGCATGGATCCGGCGAGCCCGAGTTATTTCGGCCATTTCGCGCCCGAACTGGCAAAGTCGGTGGCGCGCAAGCCGGCGCTCGACGCGGAGACCGGCCTTGCCGTGCAGGAGGTCAAGCCGGGGCTGTTCTACGTCACCGACGGCATCTACCAGTCGGCGTTTCTTGCGACGGACGACGGCATCGTCGTGTTCGACGCGCCGCCGAGCTTCGCCGACCGGCTGCCGGCGGCGATCGCGCAGAACGCGTCAGGCAAAAAGATCACCACGCTGATCTACAGCCACGACCACGCCGACCATATCGGCGGCGCGGGCGTCTTCGCCGAGGTGCCGGAGCTCGAGGTCATCACGTCCCGCTCCGTTGCCGACAGTCTGGAAGGCGATGGCTATGCGGGCGTGATGGCGCCGACGCGCACCTTCGAGGGCCATCTGGAACTCAAGCCCGGCGGGGTCGACATCCGGCTCGACGCGGCGTCCTACCATTCCGAGGACGAGGACGTGATCGCCTACCTGCCGCAGCTCAAGTTCCTGATCGCGATCGACACGATCACGCCGGGCGAGGTGCCGTTCATGAACTTCGGCGCGACGGCCGATTTCGGGCGCTATCTGACGGTGTTCGACACGCTGCTCGGTTACGACTTCGACCTGCTGCTGCCCGGCCATATCTCGATCCTCGGCACGCGGCAGGACGTGATCGACAACCGCGACTATGCCTTTGACGTGCGCGACACGGTTCTCGCCAGGATGAAGACCATGTACCAGAGGTTCGGGGAGATCCATGCGGCGACCAACTACGCCAACGACAACCTGACCTATCGTATGGCGATCGAGGGCATGCGCAACGAATGTGCCGCCGAGATCATCGACCGCTGGTCGGACCGCCTGTCGGTGGTCGACATCTATGCCGACAGCCACTGCGAAACGGCGATCCTGTATTACATCATGCACTGATGAGGGCGAGGCTCCCGGCGTCCGGACCCGGATCGCAAGACGATCCGGGTCGCGCCCGATCCCGGGCCGCCATCTTCCGGGCTTTCGCGGTCCAAGGCTGGCGCGCTTCCCGTTCCCGGCGCGCAGCCTCCTCACGCAAGTCGCGTTTCGATGCCGGTCACATCGGTCACATCGCCGAAAAAGAGGTAGAAGTTGATCAGCGCGGCCGCGTGTTCGTCGTCACGCAGGCTGGCGCAGGCGTCATGCACCATGGTCGTGCGGTAATTCAGCATCATGGCGTCCCGCGCGGAGGATTCGCAGCAGGCATTGGTCATCGTGCCGGCAATCAGGACCGCCTCGATGCCCTTGGCCCGCAAGATGGCGTCCAGGTCGGACGCCCCCTGGATGAAGGCGCTGTAGCGCGTCTTGCGCACGATCAGATCTCCGTCCCGAACGTCCAGGGCCGGCCACAGGGCCGAACCGTCGGCCTCTTCGGCCAATGCGGCGCAGCGCGCCTCGAACCGGTCGGGGGTCAGCAGGGTGCTGTGAAAATGGGGTATCGTCATCAAGG contains these protein-coding regions:
- a CDS encoding AraC family transcriptional regulator, whose product is MSAILNMLEGTRARDAFALRASMSAPWSILVEPESPLTLLAGVKSTFWLVPETGAPVEIRPGDIAITRAETRYIIADTPERSPTVTIFRGQDCRDKDGNSVSEPMLHGVRTWGNDPAGDTVFAVAAYENLSRTSDRLNAVLPPILVITREEWRSPLVDLLCEEMIRDEDGQAAVLDRLVDLLLTSALKAWGSRPGTASAPDWKSDGDPVVTRALKLLYAEPARPWTIGSLSARCHVSRATLARRFREVVGEPPITFLTNHRMALAADLLQRRGQTLATIAAQVGYTDPFAFSVAFKRSRGSSPSDFRAAAAGVVGG
- a CDS encoding MBL fold metallo-hydrolase gives rise to the protein MKLIPPRLAAWTIAAIVSGMAMSAAAQTETNPDTAIKGHTADTVSMDPASPSYFGHFAPELAKSVARKPALDAETGLAVQEVKPGLFYVTDGIYQSAFLATDDGIVVFDAPPSFADRLPAAIAQNASGKKITTLIYSHDHADHIGGAGVFAEVPELEVITSRSVADSLEGDGYAGVMAPTRTFEGHLELKPGGVDIRLDAASYHSEDEDVIAYLPQLKFLIAIDTITPGEVPFMNFGATADFGRYLTVFDTLLGYDFDLLLPGHISILGTRQDVIDNRDYAFDVRDTVLARMKTMYQRFGEIHAATNYANDNLTYRMAIEGMRNECAAEIIDRWSDRLSVVDIYADSHCETAILYYIMH
- a CDS encoding isochorismatase family cysteine hydrolase, giving the protein MHEFEMPQWAIDRVSARQGKRLVHEDVEARRTALVVIDMQNHFLAPGAGGETPPAREIVPAVNRLASSLRDAGGVVVWVRTLFTEAALMTIPHFHSTLLTPDRFEARCAALAEEADGSALWPALDVRDGDLIVRKTRYSAFIQGASDLDAILRAKGIEAVLIAGTMTNACCESSARDAMMLNYRTTMVHDACASLRDDEHAAALINFYLFFGDVTDVTGIETRLA